Proteins from a single region of Ananas comosus cultivar F153 linkage group 3, ASM154086v1, whole genome shotgun sequence:
- the LOC109707174 gene encoding uncharacterized protein LOC109707174 → MISILAQERVLGAALGIAFTGSILFHQRREIYRSIPKNSSYSYQYKELTHGKNSTDLARMWNKAIDGTLGQLVVFLSSRGW, encoded by the exons ATGATCAGCATCCTCGCTCAG GAGCGCGTTCTCGGGGCCGCGTTGGGGATCGCGTTCACGGGCTCCATCCTCTTCCATCAGCGCCGGGAGATTTACCGATCCATACCCAAGAACAGTTCTTACTCATATCAG TATAAAGAATTAACACATGGAAAGAACTCTACGGATCTTGCTCGAATGTGGAACAAGGCCATCGATGGTACGCTCGGACAACTAGTCGTGTTTCTTAGCTCGCGTGGCTGGTAA
- the LOC109707961 gene encoding exosome complex component RRP4 homolog, whose protein sequence is MRDLQPSLNQTQRVRLQSALRQLHSLPSSSSSSPLSSVAVADPIQVNHDDNILKGHGTLDCDGEVVATLCGVVERVNKLVYVRALRARYKPEVGDIIVGRVIEIAPKRWRLEINFSQVAVLMLSSMNLPDGIQRRRTAVDELNMRSIFEENDVICAEVRGFQHDGSLHLQARSQKYGKLERGQLLTVPAYLVKRRKQHFHHLEQYGVDLIIGCNGFIWVGEHVEAGENVGMLVEDQKKTSTAEEESWSFTPLETRKHICRIANAVRLLSALGFTLTVEAIVDTAEASLASNIEINDMLGAEFFVQTAEREVQRRASMVRKKG, encoded by the exons ATGAGAGACTTGCAGCCGTCGCTGAACCAAACGCAGCGCGTGCGGCTGCAGTCTGCCCTCCGGCAGCTCCACTCCCTCccgtcttcctcctcctcctcccccctctcttccgtcgccgtcgccgatcCCATCCAAGTAAACCACGACGACAACATCCTCAA GGGGCATGGGACGTTGGATTGCGATGGTGAAGTGGTGGCGACGTTGTGCGGCGTGGTCGAGCGAGTGAACAAACTCGTTTATGTTCGTGCTCTACGAGCTAG GTATAAACCGGAGGTTGGCGATATCATTGTTGGCCGCGTTATCGAG ATTGCTCCAAAACGCTGGAGGTTGGAGATAAATTTCAGTCAAGTTGCGGTTTTAATGCTTTCGTCTATGAATTTGCCTGATGGTATTCAG agACGGAGAACTGCTGTGGATGAACTCAACATGCGCAGTATCTTtgaagaaaatgatgtaatttgT GCTGAAGTTCGTGGTTTTCAGCATGACGGAAGCTTGCATCTGCAAGCAAGGAGTCAGAAATATGGAAAG CTTGAAAGAGGTCAATTGCTCACTGTTCCGGCCTACTTAGTGAAGCGGCGGAAGCAACACTTTCACCACCTCGAACAATACGGTGTCGACTTGATTATTGGGTGCAATGGATTCATTTGGGTTGGCGAGCACGTAGAAGCCGGAGAGAATGTTGGCATGTTAGTGGAAGATCAGAAGAAAACATCGACCGCCGAAGAGGAAAGCTGGTCTTTTACTCCGCTAGAGACACGGAAGCACATATGCCGGATCGCCAATGCCGTTCGCTTGCTCTCCGCCTTGGGCTTCACTTTGACCGTTGAGGCCATCGTCGACACGGCCGAAGCAAGTTTGGCGTCGAATATCGAGATAAACGACATGCTGGGAGCAGAGTTTTTTGTTCAGACGGCGGAAAGGGAGGTCCAACGCCGGGCGTCTATGGTTCGAAAGAAGGGGTGA
- the LOC109708180 gene encoding 60S ribosomal protein L12-1: protein MPPKLDPSQVVDVYVRVTGGEVGAASSLAPKIGPLGLSPKKVGEDIAKETAKEWKGLRVTVKLTVQNRQAKVSVVPSAAALVIKALKEPERDRKKTKNIKHNGNISLDDVVEIARIMRPRSMAKDLSGTVKEILGTCVSVGCTVDGKDPKDLQQEISDGEVEVPDA from the coding sequence ATGCCGCCGAAGCTCGACCCGTCGCAGGTGGTGGACGTGTACGTCCGCGTGACGGGCGGGGAGGTGGGCGCGGCGAGCTCCCTCGCCCCGAAGATCGGGCCCCTGGGGCTCTCCCCGAAGAAGGTCGGCGAGGACATCGCCAAGGAGACGGCGAAGGAGTGGAAGGGCCTCCGCGTCACCGTGAAGCTCACCGTCCAGAATCGCCAGGCCAAGGTGAGCGTcgtcccctccgccgccgccctcgtcaTCAAGGCCCTCAAGGAGCCCGAGCGCGATCGCAAGAAGACGAAGAACATCAAGCACAACGGCAACATCTCCCTCGACGACGTGGTCGAGATCGCCCGCATCATGCGCCCCCGATCCATGGCCAAGGACCTCTCCGGCACCGTCAAGGAGATCCTCGGCACCTGCGTCTCCGTCGGGTGCACCGTCGACGGCAAGGACCCCAAGGATCTGCAGCAGGAGATCTCTGATGGCGAGGTCGAAGTCCCCGACGCGTGA
- the LOC109707040 gene encoding 60S ribosomal protein L44 isoform X2: protein MVNVPKTKKTYCKNKECRKHTLHKVTQYKKGKDSLSAQGKRRYDRKQSGYGGQTKPVFHKKAKTTKKIVLKLQCQSCKHYSQHPIKRCKHFEIGGDKKGKGTSLF from the exons ATG GTGAACGTTCcgaaaacaaagaaaacataTTGCAAGAACAAGGAGTGCCGGAAGCATACCCTTCACAAGGTCACCCAGTATAAGAAGGGTAAGGATAGTCTTTCTGCTCAAGGGAAACGTCGTTATGACCGCAAGCAGTCGGGGTACGGTGGACAGACGAAGCCCGTTTTCCACAAGAAG GCTAAAACAACAAAGAAGATTGTACTGAAGCTGCAGTGCCAGAGTTGCAAGCATTATTCTCAGCATCCTATAAAG AGATGCAAGCATTTTGAGATTGGAGGAGACAAGAAAGGGAAGGGGACATCTCTCTTCTAG
- the LOC109707937 gene encoding probable aquaporin PIP2-2 has product MAKDVEAVGEGGEFTAKDYADPPPAALIDAEELTKWSLYRAVIAEFIATLLFLYVTVATVIGYKHQSDPNVNPTDAACSGVGILGIAWAFGGMIFILVYCTAGISGGHINPAVTFGLFLARKVSLVRALLYMIAQCLGAICGVGLVKGFQSAYYDRYGGGANELSSGYSRGTGLAAEIIGTFVLVYTVFSATDPKRSARDSHVPVLAPLPIGFAVFMVHLATIPITGTGINPARSFGAAVIYNNDKAWDDQWIFWVGPFIGAAIAAAYHQYVLRASGAKAMGSFRSNA; this is encoded by the exons ATGGCGAAAGACGTGGAGGCCGTGGGCGAGGGGGGAGAATTCACGGCGAAGGACTACGCGGACCCGCCGCCGGCTGCACTGATAGATGCAGAGGAGCTGACCAAATGGTCGCTGTACCGGGCGGTGATCGCGGAGTTCATCGCCACGCTGCTCTTCCTCTACGTCACCGTCGCGACCGTCATCGGGTACAAGCACCAGTCCGACCCCAACGTCAACCCCACCGACGCCGCCTGCAGCGGCGTCGGCATCCTCGGCATTGCCTGGGCCTTCGGCGGCATGATCTTCATCCTCGTCTACTGCACCGCCGGCATCTCcg gtGGTCACATAAATCCGGCGGTGACGTTTGGGCTGTTTCTGGCGCGGAAGGTGTCGTTGGTGCGCGCGTTGCTGTACATGATCGCGCAGTGCCTGGGGGCCATCTGCGGCGTCGGGCTGGTGAAGGGCTTTCAATCGGCGTACTACGACCGCTACGGCGGCGGAGCCAACGAGCTCAGCTCCGGCTACTCCCGGGGGACCGGCCTCGCCGCCGAGATCATCGGCACGTTCGTTCTCGTCTACACCGTCTTCTCCGCCACCGACCCCAAGCGCAGCGCCCGCGACTCCCACGTCCCG gTTTTGGCTCCCCTTCCAATTGGCTTTGCAGTGTTCATGGTCCACTTAGCCACAATTCCGATCACCGGGACCGGAATCAACCCCGCGAGGAGCTTCGGCGCCGCCGTGATCTACAACAATGACAAGGCGTGGGACGATCAG TGGATCTTTTGGGTGGGGCCTTTTATTGGCGCTGCGATCGCCGCTGCGTACCATCAATATGTGCTCAGAGCGAGCGGCGCGAAGGCCATGGGATCGTTCCGGAGCAACGCCTAA
- the LOC109707040 gene encoding 60S ribosomal protein L44 isoform X1, protein MRFVNVPKTKKTYCKNKECRKHTLHKVTQYKKGKDSLSAQGKRRYDRKQSGYGGQTKPVFHKKAKTTKKIVLKLQCQSCKHYSQHPIKRCKHFEIGGDKKGKGTSLF, encoded by the exons ATGCGATTT GTGAACGTTCcgaaaacaaagaaaacataTTGCAAGAACAAGGAGTGCCGGAAGCATACCCTTCACAAGGTCACCCAGTATAAGAAGGGTAAGGATAGTCTTTCTGCTCAAGGGAAACGTCGTTATGACCGCAAGCAGTCGGGGTACGGTGGACAGACGAAGCCCGTTTTCCACAAGAAG GCTAAAACAACAAAGAAGATTGTACTGAAGCTGCAGTGCCAGAGTTGCAAGCATTATTCTCAGCATCCTATAAAG AGATGCAAGCATTTTGAGATTGGAGGAGACAAGAAAGGGAAGGGGACATCTCTCTTCTAG